aataatgtatgttattaatagtaaaatgtacattaatcttctaattgaaaaaagttctattatctgatttcatatctaataatagctacacaactatatatttatagactttcacattctttgcaaattactaataagcaccaataatatttttatattctaatattttttaaccttctcctcttagtggtaaaattaaaaataaaactaaaaataagcacaaacatataaggtaaatactaattacagcccatttcatctttttttttaagcccaagcccaaaaatctctaagccaacacaatcaatcttcttttatattatcttttctagatattaatttatctatattttttttttaaaaaaataaataaaaaaattattaatattctcccaagataagtttgttagagagatatgtggctaagatgatttttttaatttaaaatgagattattaatatttaaaagattgtttatttaaaagattgtttaattttttggatttaattattaatattcttttatttttaagtatattctgttaaaccaagaatgttaaaccaagaaatgccgttagataggcacttttaatatataaagatataaatggatgcttttttttttaatgactaCCTCTTTTGTGAGAGGATATAAATGTTATATTTCTATTAAAaacattttttgttaaaaaaatacataaaattatgTTAAGACGCAACAAAATCGTTaagaaatataacaaaaaatgttAGATAAACATTTATATAAtagagaaaatatatatacacatataatgaaTTTAATTGAACAGGTCATTGATGCTTATGGGGTGGCTAAAGTTGTGGCATCTGGGAATCCTGAGTTTGAGAAGGATGACTTGGTTGTTGGAATGATTAATTGGGGAGAGTATAGTGTCTTAAAAGGAGAAACGTACATGTTGAGGAAACTAGACACTATGGGGTTTCCATTGTCACACCATGTTGgaatttttggtgatttttcatTACTCtaattaatgtaattttttcatggtaattataattttaaagaaaacaaaagtgttgaTGAAAATCTCAGCTGAATGAATCTCAGTTATACATTAGTTGATTTTTGAAATTCTAGTCATATACAGTCTTTTATTGTACTTATTtagttattattaattattgcagCATTTAGTGGATTGACGGCTTATGCGGGGCTATTTGAAGTTGGGAAGCCTAAGAAGGGTGAGAAAGTGTTTGTGTCAGCTGCTGCTGGGTCAATAGGTCATTTGGTTGGCCAATATGCTAAACAATTTGGTTGTTATGTTGTTGGTTGTGCTGGAAGCAAAGAAAAGGCAATTAACCCTTTGTAACTCAATGTTTGATTCTTGTAACAAAATAAGTCTTTCAAACAAATTCATgctaataaaaatattcttgttCTTATTATTATGTTACAGGTAGAATTACTCAAAGAAAAACTTGGTTTTGATGATGCATTCAACTACAAAGACGAGTCTGACTTGAAATCAACACTCAAAAAGTAAGTCGAAAAATTGTTACAATACTTAAAATTGCCTAATAATACATGTTTCAAAGACTAATAGTTTTCgtacaaatttaatattttaggtaCTTTCCAAATGGAATAGATATATACTTTGACAATGTAGGAGCTGAGATGCTAGAAGCAGCAGTGGCTAACATGAACACTTTTGGCCGAATTGCGGCTTGTGGGGTGATATCTGAGTATACAGACACAAACAAGAGAGCTGCCCCCAATATGTTGGACATTGTCTACAAAAGAATTATGATGAGAGGATTTTTGGCTGCTGATTTCTTGAACATCTATCCAGAATTTCTTTCGGCTACTGTTGATCACATTCGAACCGGTGTTTTTCAGACACTTGAAGACATCTCAATAGGTTTGGAGAGCATTCCTCAGGCTTTTCTTGGACTATTTCATGGTTCTAATGTTGGAAAGAAGATGGTGAAGCTTTCAGATGACTAAAATCTCCTTTTacataaggaaaaaaataaattacttgAACGTTTGTTtcataaccaaaaaaaaaatatgtattacaGTTGCTTATCGATCAATACTTTAGAATAGAAATATTagggttttaaaaaaaatggttgactttttgtcttttctaTTGAATAATTAATGTCCTATGTATACTAGTTTTTTCTTACAATAAATGTGACTTTGGTTTCTACAAGAAAACAAAATTGTGACTttgttgcattttatttatatgaACATTGTATAATAGAATTGAGAATCGATTCTATTTTAGGTAAATTGTAATTTGTTacaaatgaagaaaaagaaagctCTTTATATACAGTGACAGACCCAGAATTTTTACTTTGTGGGGacttatttatcattaaaaaaatatttatacatatattataatcactcttgctaaatttatttaattttgtggaggcttttctattattttggtctataattatcaaattaaaaaattacatttaattttttaaaaggcaatatttttgttaatGGAGCTATAACCCCCACATTGTTACTTGTGGGTCCGTCCCtgtttatatacatacatattctCACTAGCCAGTGAAGTTAGTCATAACTAACTAAATAACCAAAACTATTACCCTGCAATGGACTAACTAACCAAACAATAAGTACAAGTATTGGGTTCTAATACACCCCCTCAAGATGACATATAAATGTTTTTTACATTCATTTTGGACAATAAATCTTTAAACTGAGAAGGGAATAGAAGTTTGGCTAGAGATCAGCCAGGTTGAGCATGGATGCGATGTGGAGAAGCTTGAGTTTCCCATCTTGAATTTTCTCGCGAACAATGTTGTCCATATGGATGGCTCTTGCATTCATAGTATAGGGCAGCAGGTACTTGATGAGAAATAAGGAAATCCTTCTGTTGAGCAATGAGCCAAGTAACCTCATAAGTAGCGTTAGCCATATCCCAGTATTCTGCCTTTGTAGATGAGCACGATATAGTAGGTTGCTTCTTTGCTTTTTAGGATATGAGAGAGTCTCCTAGAAAGATACAATAGCCTGTGACTGATCTATGAGTATCCACACATGTACCCCAATCAGCATCAGAGAATACTTTGAGTGAAATGTTGTTACCAGATAGGCTGGAAGCGACATAGGCAGTGTGTTGGAGTAAAAGAATAAGCCTTGACTAGGAGTTCCTTTGATGTATTGGAGAAGTCTATGAGTCACAAGGAGAAGTTGTTgggattattttaccaggatttagatttactaacaagtatatttcattaatatcctaaatatgaattttctaatacgataaaattaaacacatcaGAGTTTAGAAAAcgttacattgattgcagcgtaATAATATGACTTCTTTCGCTCCACTCTTGTTCCTTTCTATCACAAAGTAAtaacaagatctgagcctggatctctttctcttcttcgggttggttaccaccgtcttccgCACTataattgagtacttgacttcctatgtgtgggcatgacactctatCACTATGGGTCGAttatgaagaacaatgaaggaggctccaaatcactatagaaggtgtctctcatctTCTAGTTGTCTGACAGAGTTAGAAACTAGATTTGGTAGGTTGAAAGTGTTGGATGAGAATAAGAGCATCGTGTTCTTTTtgtagtgtttcaactagggcttaggattgaattatatggattaaaaaagaataaaatattgggtaaAAATCAACCTAGTGGCTGGCCACTTAATGTGTACCTCTCTATTTACAATTTTGTCACCTTATTTTaatcacttattcttctttcaataatactatattttcttaaaaatgccaaaactatttatttaataattatagttaattatcaaataaatttttcatttatattatttattaa
This Cannabis sativa cultivar Pink pepper isolate KNU-18-1 chromosome 6, ASM2916894v1, whole genome shotgun sequence DNA region includes the following protein-coding sequences:
- the LOC115725700 gene encoding 2-alkenal reductase (NADP(+)-dependent)-like, producing the protein MEVMNRYVTIKTQINGDPKESDFEIKCSSIVVSAQPGSNDVVLRNLYVSIDPYQINRLKTHSSSQNTSSYATAILPGEVIDAYGVAKVVASGNPEFEKDDLVVGMINWGEYSVLKGETYMLRKLDTMGFPLSHHVGIFAFSGLTAYAGLFEVGKPKKGEKVFVSAAAGSIGHLVGQYAKQFGCYVVGCAGSKEKVELLKEKLGFDDAFNYKDESDLKSTLKKYFPNGIDIYFDNVGAEMLEAAVANMNTFGRIAACGVISEYTDTNKRAAPNMLDIVYKRIMMRGFLAADFLNIYPEFLSATVDHIRTGVFQTLEDISIGLESIPQAFLGLFHGSNVGKKMVKLSDD